The proteins below are encoded in one region of Apium graveolens cultivar Ventura chromosome 4, ASM990537v1, whole genome shotgun sequence:
- the LOC141718807 gene encoding uncharacterized protein LOC141718807 produces the protein MNLRSRSRTAINAQALADFIKECNFPEEEPEPMDMDLEPEKDASTGAWSLKVDGSSTSERSGAGLILKSPEGFTIQITISFGFPATNNQAEYEALIVGLKLSRTLRVQDLKIYSDSQIVVKQTNGEYIANDPTLAKYQALVQSYLASIPNHQVLQIYREENEEVDILSKLVQNSSDLDCSVYFEELHKPSIESGEILEIESKQNWMTPFINYLDKGELLEEKGKAQRLKAKAAKFFLEEKLLYRGTFSSPILKCVGPEEAKYCLAEVHEGIRRDHMSTKALAHKIIRQGYYWPTIHQDAIEFMKKCKECQLFSNMSRISPVLPSSVLSSIPFAVLGIDIMGPFSRAKGDLRYLLVSIDYMTKWVEVKAMRTINQQDCIKFMDNILMRFGIPRVLVSDNGPQFIGLEFESYLQERGVKHKKSSVAYPQGNGQVEVTNRILLRGIEKRLKESKSKWPEELPSVL, from the exons ATGAACCTTCGGAGTAGGAGCAG GACTGCCATTAATGCTCAAGCACTTGCAGACTTCATAAAAGAATGCAACTTCCCAGAAGAAGAGCCAGAACCAATGGACATGGATCTGGAGCCAGAAAAAGATGCAAGTACGGGAGCCTGGTCCTTGAAagtagatggttcttcaacaagcgAAAGGTCTGGAGCCGGACTCATACTTAAAAGTCCTGAAGGATTCACGATTCAAATAACTATATCTTTCGGCTTCCCCGCAACAAACAatcaagcagaatatgaggcgTTGATCGTAGGACTAAAGCTCTCCAGGACTCTGAGGGTCCAGGACTTAAAAATCTACAGTGACTCCCAGATTgtggtcaagcaaacaaatggAGAATACATAGCAAATGACCCTACTCTGGCGAAGTACCAAGCACTGGTTCAGAGCTACTTAGCCTCGATACCAAACCATCAAGTCCTTCAGATATAtcgagaagaaaatgaagaagtgGATATCCTATCCAAATTAGTCCAGAACTCATCAGATCTGGACTGCTCAGTTTACTTCGAAGAACTCCACAAACCATCTATTGAATCCGGAGAGATCTTGGAGATCGAAAGCAAACAGAACTGGATGACTCCCTTCATCAACTACTTGGATAAAGGGGAGCTCCTAGAAGAAAAAGGAAAAGCTCAAAGACtgaaagcaaaagcagccaagttcttcctcgaagaaAAACTACTCTACCGCGGGACTTTCTCATCTCCTATCCTGAAATGTGTTGGCCCGGAAGAAGCAAAGTACTGTTTGGCCGAAGTACATGAAGGGATACGCAGAGATCATATGTCCACaaaggccctagctcataagattaTAAGACAAGGCTATTATTGGCCAACTATTCATCAGGATGCAATAGAGTTCatgaaaaaatgcaaggaatgccaactcttcagcaatATGTCCCGGATCAGCCCAGTCCTACCCTCCTCAGTCCTATCATCTATCCCCTTCGCTGTCTTGGGTATTGACATCATGGGACCCTTTTCCCGGGCCAAAGGAGATCTCAGGTACTTGTTAGTCTCGATTGACTACATGACCAAATGGGTTGAAGTGAAAGCAATGAGAACAATCAATCAGCAagactgcataaagtttatggacaaTATTTTGATGAGATTCGGGATACCACGAGTCCTAGTATCAGATAATGGACCCCAATTCATCGGATTAGAATTCGAGTCCTACCTTCAAGAGCGCGGGGTCAAGCACAAAAAGTCATCAGTAGCATATCCCCAAGGAAACGGCCAAGTAGAAGTCACCAACAGAATCCTGCTCCGAGGTATTGAAAAAAGACTCAAAGAGAGCAAAAGCAAGTGGCCAGAAGAACTGCCAAGTGTACTTTAG
- the LOC141718808 gene encoding uncharacterized protein LOC141718808 encodes MAWTWFKELFFNKYFPTCMKNEMEMKFLGLKQEGMSVSEYLSRFLELSSCGQPGHLSRDCPQKGVRQEVETKGNGTSTTKPFQQSAPRAVARTYALTTQDAEKSHDVVSGTLQICAQDVHVLFDSGSTHSFVDTKYVDKLNVPVQSLDNGFLIKLPNGRNLFVDKIYRDYPLMISEQTFLVDLLPLELRDFRVILGMDWLSKHRANLNYHKKRICLTGSNKKKVYFKGDSVEKPSAMISILKACKMLRKVCEGFLAYVVENEGIKNKIEDTPVVREFLDVFPEELPNLPPEREVEFGIELIPNDQPVSKAPYRMAPEELAELKLQLQGLLDKKFIRPSESKERMHSIDDI; translated from the exons ATGGCCTGGACATGGTTTAAAGAATTGTTCTTTAATAAATATTTTCCTACCTGTATGAAGAATGAGATGGAGATGAAATTTCTAGGACTAAAGCAAGAAGGAATGTCCGTGTCGGAGTATCTCTCAAGATTCTTGGAACTTTCCAG TTGCGGACAACCAGGTCATTTATCAAGGGACTGCCCACAAAAAGGAGTCAGACAAGAAGTTGAAACTAAGGGAAATGGGACTTCTACAACGAAACCTTTTCAGCAATCAGCACCTAGGGCAGTGGCAAGAACCTACGCATTGACGACTCAGGATGCCGAAAAATCTCATGATGTAGTGTCAGGTACGCTTCAAATTTGTGCTCAAGATGTTCATGTTTTGTTTGATTCAGGATCAACCCATTCTTTTGTGGATACGAAATATGTGGATAAGTTAAATGTACCTGTTCAAAGTCTAGATAATGGATTTCTGATAAAGCTTCCAAACGGTAGAAATTTATTCGTAGATAAAATTTATCGAGATTATCCCTTAATGATTAGTGAACAAACCTTTTTAGTGGATTTATTACCGTTAGAATTGAGGGACTTTAGAGTGAttctaggaatggactggttGTCGAAGCATAGAGCGAATCTAAATTATCATAAGAAGCGAATATGTTTAACCGGCTCGAACAAAAAGAAAGTATATTTCAAGGGAGATAGTGTAGAAAAACCCAGTGCTATGATATCAATTTTAAAGGCTTGTAAGATGTTAAGAAAAGTTTGTGAAGGTTTTCTAGCATATGTTGTGGAAAATGAaggaattaaaaataaaattgagGATACACCCGTAGTCAGAGAGTTTTTAGATGTCTTTCCCGAAGAGTTACCAAATTTGCCCCCTGAAAGAGAAGttgagtttgggattgaattgatCCCGAATGACCAACCAGTATCGAAAGcaccatatagaatggcaccggAAGAATTAGCGGAACTTAAGTTACAATTACAAGGGTTGTTGGATAAAAAGTTTATTAGACCAA